In one Sphingomonas hankookensis genomic region, the following are encoded:
- a CDS encoding PD-(D/E)XK motif protein — protein MTDTPTLLPDWAAFERDYIETGIPYLFVVRQMPTVALFIDPGAERIGARFEQAGLRPKGQVFPFAEIHVDEVVGPDRRHTEIWTDARHLFGNFYRLVSEIVAAVVEDGLDPDAALANAVDRWEALISRPSLMSEETQAGLFGELWLLERLIAVQGVDALDAWVGPLRQPHDFRLGTIEFEVKTTSGAKRVHTINGLGQLEPSLDCALYLLSLKLAIAGAGGRTLSEAVASIEARLASSHAALTRFRASLATLGYDPVDAPLYVRRRRLRDAAVLIAVTDGVPRLTVDALAQIDGRFATGRISQVSYAIDVDGFGVADGTEAFLAVIPAVPSETGAP, from the coding sequence ATGACTGATACGCCGACCCTGCTGCCGGATTGGGCAGCGTTTGAGCGCGATTATATCGAAACCGGCATTCCTTACCTCTTTGTGGTGCGGCAGATGCCGACGGTCGCACTGTTCATCGACCCGGGTGCCGAGCGAATCGGTGCTCGCTTTGAGCAAGCGGGGTTGCGCCCTAAAGGCCAGGTATTTCCGTTTGCCGAGATTCATGTCGACGAGGTTGTGGGCCCGGATCGCCGTCACACCGAAATCTGGACCGATGCGCGGCACCTGTTTGGGAACTTCTACCGCCTAGTTTCGGAAATCGTCGCGGCCGTGGTCGAGGACGGCTTGGATCCCGACGCAGCGCTGGCCAACGCTGTGGACCGATGGGAAGCGCTCATCAGTCGACCGTCACTCATGTCGGAGGAGACCCAAGCGGGCCTTTTCGGCGAGCTTTGGTTGTTGGAGCGGCTGATCGCGGTCCAAGGCGTCGACGCATTGGATGCATGGGTCGGGCCGCTGCGCCAGCCTCACGACTTTCGCCTCGGCACGATTGAGTTCGAAGTAAAAACGACCTCCGGCGCGAAGCGTGTCCACACGATCAACGGCCTCGGGCAACTCGAGCCGAGTTTGGACTGCGCCTTGTACTTGCTGTCCTTGAAGCTCGCCATTGCAGGCGCGGGCGGTCGTACGCTTTCAGAGGCCGTCGCATCGATCGAAGCGAGGCTTGCATCCTCGCACGCTGCTCTCACCCGTTTTCGAGCCAGTCTCGCGACGCTCGGCTATGACCCTGTTGATGCGCCGCTTTACGTACGCCGCCGCAGGCTTCGGGACGCAGCAGTGCTGATCGCGGTAACCGATGGTGTACCTCGCCTCACGGTCGACGCGCTTGCGCAGATAGATGGACGTTTTGCCACCGGGCGGATCAGCCAAGTCTCGTACGCTATCGACGTCGACGGCTTCGGGGTCGCTGACGGGACCGAGGCCTTTCTGGCGGTCATACCCGCTGTACCTTCCGAGACTGGAGCCCCGTGA
- a CDS encoding Z1 domain-containing protein has translation MFEILNAALAGMTVGPKKLVRALDYAAEDAAGDEAFTPDALLEALRDAGPGDDTLGILRRKLAKWDNEVADWGGKTQINSADRRTLIYDRLGLDEGWIALCNERLPFQALARPTVIATDHERWYTPEIRAGRDYYWERYSEQLLKQGWAEDSVLQLEDSTSSVVERLADPAAETAYQSKGLVIGYVQSGKTANFTGVIAKAADAGYRLIIVLGGMLDVLRSQTQRRIDKELVGRELLDREYVNDPDWDEFLTHGAKPSELGAFDLARLTGPEGDYQRLALGVAALKFEPQNAALPFNHPDNLYRAPARIAVLKKNSKVVQRLLTDLTALGRQKLGAPLDQVPVLIIDDESDQASINTKKQTPGALQEERNATNQAIVDLLRLLPRSQYIGYTATPFANVFVDPASEGDIFPKDFLIALPRPIGYMGVSDFYDFDEGNEDEKPNKRDFVREVIGEDSSPKNLRAAIDSFVLAGAIKLWRSEQNPKLKFRHHTMLVHVTQLVADQKVLAGDVRKTYAAAGYDGGKGLERLAALFEDDFKPVYERRGDDQKLPASFEDLLPHLGDCLQRIGESEDAVLVVNNETKEQTPDFDKQSVWKVLVGGTKLSRGYTVEGLTVSYYRRRAGAGDTLMQMGRWFGFRRGYKDLVRLFIGTKEKKSAKGSATIDLYEAFGGVCRDEELFRKDLERYASMEEPRMTPAKIPPLVPQHMLRPTAANKMRNAVIQFRNFGGQLAESTFAPHDEDLIKRNNELLAALLKGTSIDLRSLQAEARGSLRTLRAHTATFTTKKLVDFLHSYRWFDPRTREASNGNPLQLQLEFLQGKAGNHEIEDWLLLSPQIKNPRGLNSIIGTDFDVVYRSRHEVPHRFHTYNDPVHRQFAEHICCQKVLPRANDELKALRAAHRGVMIYYPITDEKAAAKNPKPAKPPFTVGFTLLFPENHIQSPLGFTVRMPDKPEDAVITVA, from the coding sequence ATGTTCGAAATTCTCAACGCCGCGCTAGCCGGAATGACTGTAGGCCCGAAGAAGCTTGTCCGCGCGCTCGACTATGCGGCCGAGGATGCAGCTGGCGATGAAGCTTTTACGCCTGACGCTTTGCTTGAAGCGCTTCGAGATGCCGGACCGGGCGATGACACGCTGGGCATTCTGCGGCGCAAGCTTGCGAAGTGGGACAACGAAGTGGCCGACTGGGGCGGAAAAACGCAGATTAATTCGGCGGATCGCCGCACGCTCATCTATGACAGGCTTGGGCTCGATGAGGGCTGGATTGCGCTTTGCAACGAACGATTGCCCTTCCAGGCGCTTGCTCGTCCGACGGTGATCGCGACCGACCATGAGCGATGGTACACGCCTGAAATCCGCGCCGGTCGCGACTATTATTGGGAGCGCTATTCCGAGCAGCTGCTTAAGCAGGGCTGGGCGGAAGACAGCGTGCTTCAACTCGAGGACAGCACCAGCAGCGTTGTCGAGCGCCTCGCCGACCCAGCTGCCGAAACCGCGTACCAGTCAAAAGGACTGGTCATCGGCTATGTCCAGAGCGGAAAGACCGCCAACTTCACCGGCGTAATCGCGAAAGCCGCAGACGCCGGCTACCGCCTGATCATCGTGCTCGGCGGCATGTTGGATGTGCTGCGGTCCCAAACCCAGCGTCGAATCGACAAGGAGCTTGTCGGGCGCGAGTTGCTCGACCGTGAATATGTCAACGACCCCGACTGGGATGAGTTTTTGACGCACGGAGCGAAGCCGAGTGAACTCGGTGCGTTTGACTTGGCGAGATTGACCGGACCCGAAGGGGACTATCAGCGGCTTGCTCTCGGCGTGGCTGCGCTCAAATTTGAACCGCAGAATGCGGCGCTGCCATTCAATCATCCGGACAACCTCTATCGCGCGCCCGCCAGGATTGCGGTGCTCAAAAAGAATAGCAAGGTGGTTCAGCGCCTGCTGACCGACCTGACAGCGTTAGGGCGGCAGAAACTCGGTGCACCGCTGGATCAGGTTCCGGTTCTGATCATCGACGACGAGTCCGATCAGGCAAGCATCAACACCAAGAAGCAGACGCCCGGCGCACTTCAAGAAGAGCGCAACGCGACCAATCAGGCGATCGTTGATTTGCTGCGCCTACTACCGAGGTCGCAATATATCGGCTACACCGCAACGCCGTTCGCCAATGTGTTTGTGGACCCGGCGAGCGAAGGCGACATTTTTCCCAAGGACTTCCTGATCGCGCTGCCCCGGCCGATTGGCTATATGGGCGTGTCCGACTTCTACGATTTCGATGAAGGTAACGAGGACGAGAAGCCGAACAAGAGAGATTTTGTTCGCGAAGTGATCGGTGAGGACAGCAGTCCGAAGAATTTGCGTGCGGCGATCGACAGCTTCGTCCTGGCGGGCGCGATCAAACTTTGGCGCTCTGAGCAGAACCCGAAGCTGAAGTTTCGACATCACACGATGCTGGTGCACGTCACCCAGCTTGTAGCGGATCAGAAGGTGCTTGCGGGCGATGTACGCAAGACCTACGCAGCGGCGGGTTATGATGGCGGCAAAGGGCTCGAGCGCTTGGCTGCTTTGTTCGAAGACGACTTCAAGCCGGTCTACGAACGACGCGGCGACGATCAGAAACTCCCCGCATCGTTCGAGGATTTGTTGCCGCATCTCGGTGACTGTCTCCAACGGATCGGCGAGTCCGAGGATGCCGTCCTGGTGGTGAACAACGAGACCAAGGAGCAGACGCCGGACTTCGACAAACAGTCGGTCTGGAAAGTTCTGGTTGGGGGCACCAAGCTTTCGCGCGGCTACACGGTCGAGGGACTGACGGTCAGCTATTACCGTCGCCGCGCAGGTGCAGGCGACACGCTGATGCAGATGGGGCGCTGGTTCGGCTTTCGACGTGGATACAAGGATCTCGTGCGTCTGTTTATTGGGACGAAAGAGAAGAAGTCCGCCAAGGGCTCGGCGACGATCGATCTTTACGAGGCCTTCGGCGGCGTCTGCCGCGACGAGGAGTTGTTCCGTAAGGATCTGGAGCGCTACGCTTCGATGGAGGAGCCGAGGATGACCCCGGCAAAAATCCCACCACTTGTGCCCCAGCACATGTTGCGTCCGACGGCCGCGAACAAGATGCGCAACGCAGTTATCCAATTCCGCAATTTCGGCGGACAATTGGCCGAATCCACCTTTGCGCCTCATGACGAGGATCTGATCAAACGCAACAACGAGTTGTTGGCTGCCCTACTCAAGGGAACGTCGATCGATCTTAGGTCGCTCCAAGCGGAAGCGCGCGGATCACTCCGGACGTTGCGAGCCCATACCGCGACCTTCACAACTAAGAAGCTGGTGGATTTCCTGCACTCCTATCGGTGGTTCGATCCACGCACCCGAGAGGCAAGCAATGGAAACCCGCTCCAGCTGCAACTGGAATTCCTCCAGGGGAAAGCGGGCAATCATGAGATCGAGGACTGGTTGCTCCTCAGCCCGCAGATCAAGAATCCGCGCGGGCTGAATTCAATCATCGGCACGGACTTCGATGTCGTCTACCGGTCTCGTCATGAGGTGCCGCACCGCTTCCACACCTATAACGATCCGGTCCATCGTCAGTTCGCGGAGCACATCTGCTGCCAGAAGGTGTTGCCGCGCGCGAATGATGAGCTCAAGGCGCTGCGCGCGGCGCATCGCGGCGTCATGATTTACTATCCGATCACCGACGAAAAGGCGGCCGCCAAAAATCCAAAGCCAGCCAAACCGCCATTCACTGTCGGTTTTACCCTGCTGTTTCCGGAGAACCACATCCAATCGCCACTCGGCTTCACGGTTCGCATGCCGGACAAGCCTGAGGACGCCGTTATCACAGTGGCTTAA
- a CDS encoding DNA cytosine methyltransferase — translation MGWKLIDLFCGAGGMSLGFSDKRFCGDFEPVLAVDNDAAAIATHKANFLGEAVCGNIEQWLHGAHIPAADVVIGGPPCQGFSLLNKKRDGDARRALWEPYLDVVVRSGARIFIMENVTELLRSPELVEIRERAAKEGFRTSAEILNTADYGAPQTRKRTIVIGWKPGGWAPEFPPLKTHAEPGTNSNLPRWRTVRDVIADLPVPIATEIEGSAPLDLHIKRNPTAVSLKRYKTVPPGGNRFDLQRKAPEITPACWIRKTSGGTDLFGRLWWDRPSVTIRTEFYKPEKGRYLHPDQHRPITHREAARLMGFPDDFKFCGSKVEVARQIGNAVPPPFAGALGRLVSDMLAPMAKSA, via the coding sequence ATGGGCTGGAAACTGATCGATCTGTTCTGTGGTGCCGGCGGCATGTCGCTCGGCTTCTCGGACAAGCGTTTTTGCGGCGATTTCGAGCCTGTGCTCGCCGTCGACAACGACGCAGCTGCGATTGCTACGCACAAAGCGAATTTTCTCGGTGAGGCAGTTTGCGGCAACATCGAGCAATGGCTTCACGGGGCCCATATCCCCGCGGCAGACGTCGTCATCGGAGGGCCGCCTTGCCAAGGCTTTAGCCTACTGAACAAGAAGCGCGACGGCGATGCGCGGCGTGCGCTGTGGGAGCCCTATCTCGACGTCGTCGTGCGATCGGGCGCGCGCATCTTCATTATGGAGAATGTGACAGAGCTGCTCCGTTCTCCGGAGCTTGTTGAGATTCGTGAGCGCGCGGCGAAGGAGGGCTTCCGCACGAGTGCGGAAATTCTCAATACGGCAGATTACGGTGCGCCCCAGACGCGCAAGCGCACAATTGTTATCGGCTGGAAGCCCGGCGGCTGGGCACCGGAATTTCCCCCGCTGAAAACGCATGCAGAGCCCGGCACCAACAGCAATCTTCCGCGCTGGCGTACAGTTCGGGACGTTATAGCCGATCTGCCTGTCCCGATCGCAACTGAGATCGAAGGGTCCGCGCCGCTCGACCTGCACATCAAGCGCAATCCGACAGCCGTCAGCCTCAAGCGATACAAGACCGTGCCGCCGGGCGGTAATCGCTTCGATCTGCAGCGCAAAGCGCCCGAAATCACGCCCGCATGCTGGATCAGGAAGACATCGGGCGGCACGGATCTATTCGGCAGGCTCTGGTGGGACAGGCCCTCGGTCACGATCCGCACCGAGTTCTACAAACCGGAAAAGGGCCGCTATCTGCACCCTGATCAGCATCGTCCGATAACACACCGTGAAGCGGCGCGGTTGATGGGCTTTCCGGACGACTTCAAGTTTTGCGGCAGCAAGGTCGAGGTTGCTCGCCAGATCGGCAATGCAGTGCCCCCTCCGTTCGCGGGGGCGCTTGGACGCCTAGTTTCGGATATGCTCGCACCAATGGCCAAAAGCGCTTGA
- a CDS encoding HNH endonuclease, whose translation MLDADELPDRTGAERLKSLVDDLVSRPESADLRERVRSLLPVLHELRAVGKALLPEDADLSGRDRILKYLQRYPLTVIEGDELLLISGIGDWARRVRELRVQRGWAIFSGVTFKEMAADAPYVAKELATALNVDPATLRTDHYVLMSTERDREAADRWHLLNSIRKLKRVSVKERILRYLRENVGQPVTSEELRYLAGNASDWPRRTRELRTVDGWPVFTSMQGRPDLAIGTYVLDEDRQAPPHDRRVKDEVRIQVLERDGYACTACGWTRKQARPDDPRKRLEPHHLIEHAKKGSNEADNLTTLCNVDHDRVHAGRLENIDGRWRAVEH comes from the coding sequence ATGCTCGATGCCGACGAGCTCCCGGACCGTACGGGCGCTGAGCGTCTCAAATCGTTGGTCGACGACCTTGTAAGCCGCCCGGAAAGCGCGGATCTTCGTGAGCGGGTTCGGAGCCTGCTACCTGTTCTTCATGAGCTACGTGCCGTCGGCAAAGCCTTGTTGCCGGAGGATGCGGACCTCTCCGGGCGCGACCGGATCCTTAAATATCTCCAGCGCTATCCGCTGACGGTCATCGAAGGCGACGAGCTCCTTTTAATTTCAGGGATCGGAGACTGGGCTCGTCGGGTTCGCGAGCTAAGAGTCCAACGCGGTTGGGCCATCTTCAGCGGAGTGACGTTCAAGGAAATGGCGGCCGATGCTCCCTACGTCGCCAAAGAACTTGCGACCGCGCTGAACGTCGATCCGGCGACGCTTCGGACCGATCACTACGTTCTCATGAGCACCGAGCGCGATCGCGAGGCTGCCGACCGATGGCACCTGCTGAACTCGATCAGAAAACTGAAGCGCGTAAGCGTCAAGGAGCGGATCCTGCGCTATCTGCGCGAGAATGTGGGGCAGCCGGTGACTTCGGAAGAGCTTCGCTACCTTGCCGGAAACGCGAGTGACTGGCCGCGTCGTACGCGCGAGTTGCGGACCGTAGACGGCTGGCCCGTATTTACCAGCATGCAGGGGCGTCCTGATCTCGCGATAGGAACCTATGTCTTAGACGAGGACCGCCAGGCACCGCCTCATGATCGGCGTGTTAAGGACGAGGTGCGCATTCAGGTCTTGGAACGTGACGGATACGCCTGCACGGCGTGCGGGTGGACCCGCAAACAGGCCCGACCCGATGATCCACGGAAAAGACTCGAGCCGCATCACCTGATTGAGCATGCCAAAAAAGGCAGCAACGAAGCGGACAATCTGACTACGCTCTGCAATGTTGATCATGATCGGGTTCATGCCGGTCGACTGGAAAATATTGACGGCAGATGGCGGGCGGTGGAGCATTGA
- a CDS encoding very short patch repair endonuclease — protein MAKIRGKNTRPELVVRQTLHAMGYRFRLHRRDLPGSPDIVLSRYRTVVFVHGCYWHRHVGCARSTVPQTRQDFWQTKFARTVERDRSQAERLVAAGWNVAVIWECETRNRETLQSRLLKVFGG, from the coding sequence ATGGCCAAAATAAGGGGTAAGAACACCCGGCCCGAGCTGGTCGTACGACAGACCCTCCATGCCATGGGATACCGATTCAGACTGCACCGCCGCGATTTACCAGGAAGCCCTGACATCGTCCTATCGCGATACCGGACAGTTGTCTTTGTTCACGGATGTTACTGGCACCGGCACGTCGGATGCGCCCGTTCCACGGTGCCTCAGACAAGGCAAGATTTCTGGCAGACCAAGTTCGCTCGTACCGTTGAACGCGATAGGTCGCAAGCCGAACGCCTGGTCGCGGCGGGTTGGAATGTCGCAGTGATTTGGGAATGCGAAACCCGCAACCGGGAGACATTGCAATCACGCCTTCTGAAGGTGTTTGGCGGCTGA